One Argentina anserina chromosome 6, drPotAnse1.1, whole genome shotgun sequence genomic window, AACTCGTTTAATACTGCTTTCTTTCGAGACTCCATTGATGTGCTAGAGGAAGTTAGTAGTGACGGAAAGGCGATACTGAATGATGATGACAGCCTGATGTCTATGGAGTTACGATGTAACCGATGTAGAAGTGCTCACCCCACCATACCCAAACTAAAACTGCACATTGCCCGATGTCAAGCCTCCTTCCCAAGCATCCTGCTTCAAAACGGTCGTCTGATTACAGTACCAAGCAATTCTAGCGCTGCTCCATAGGAAAATACAAGCCAGAGTGACTAAAATTTTGTTGCATGTAAATATGAACCAGATGGTTTTGGATAGTCCAACTGGTACTTCTCACAACTTGGTGCAACTGTTTCTGTGCAACTGGATTCTCCTCCAAAATGATTTTGTTTGATCAAAGGATTGGCGAGGGGATAAAAGTCTTCATGTTCATTTGTTCGTTTATTCCAGCTGCTCTCTAAACTAGTGAAAGTGATTAAACACTAATCTAAATTTATACAAGAACAAATTGCTTAGACCGCCTGAAAGGACGTCGGTTCTTAACTTTTTATAATCTTTAAACGAAAACATCTACAACTATAAAACTGTTTTGCTAGATTCTTCGCCGCAGATGGCTAGAGGCAATGGATTCAAATTCAGGTACAGGTGACATGGCTAGTCAGTTCTTCGAGCTACAGTACTAACAGTAGAGAAAACTAATGCCACTGGGAATGGAAGTACTCGATGTTCTCCATCGAGCCGGACATAATTTTTTACCAGATGAAAATCTTTCCCTTGCGTTATGAATGATCTTAATAAGGTGTTGGTTGTGTTTCTATTTCTTATTGCTGTGGGGAAATATTGTCGGAACGTCAACCTGGTTTTGTGAAAGAGTGTTGTCGACAATGTGAGACCTCTAGATATTGTCAAGCACTCAAGGATGAAGGATGCCAGGCAGAAGAGAGTTCAGACTTTCAGAGGCTCATTGCCAACAGATAATTggagcttttttttttgtttttttttttcatatatgttcTATATTCAGTGCTAGACCCCGCTTAGTACCGCCTAGCCTGCCTAAAGTTCCCGCCCAAGGTTTCCGCCCAGACCCCCGCCTAGCACCGCTAGCCTGCCTAATGTTCCCGCCTAGCTCGAGGATTTGAAAATGTTAAATAACACTATCTTGCTGCTGATATTTGATCTAACAGCAAAATGATGAGTCAGAAAATTGTAAATAATCTTTGCCATATCAATTGTTGTCACCTATGATGCATGGACTCTTCTGAAGCTGGAGTGACAGAAAGCCCTAGGTCAGTCGTTCTTGTTCTGTTGGTCTTGTGATTAATAGCCATCGATGAACAGAATATTCTGGGTCGCCATTAGCAGTGGAACAAATCAATATGGAAGATTAGTGTGAGTTAGATGCCAATGTGCCTCTGCTTCTCGCACGTCACCGAAACCGATACGAGAAGGGAAACCAATCCATATATGCCCAAGTTGAAAATGACAGGGCAATTATAGAACAACTTCCCAGTTCAGTTagattttaatatttatgatTTAGGTCCAAGAAGTGCTGGCATGTGTGGACAAAGGAGCTGCACATTATGGGGGGCCAAATGATTAAATAGATCTTGAACAACGTTGTCACACATGGATCTGTCATCTTAAACGTGTCAAGGTAGGCCTTAGGATCACGGAACTAGATTAGTTGAAAAATCTTCGGATACTAATATTCCGCTGGGAATATACAgagaaaaccagaaattaCTGGACTAAAATACTTCGACAGACAACActcaagagaaaaagaaaagcatTAGGGAAGTCCGAAAGAGCTTGACTTGGAGCTAAAcatttttgtttctgtttttttttttggggggacAAATATGAACTAAAACTTGAGCCTCCATGACACAGAAGAATTTTACTGAGGATTAGGTGGGCGGCTATTGGCAGCAGAAACCCTAGACCCCCACTCAAGCAACTCTTTGCTGGTATCATCCTTGTGAGCTATCACCTCAATGAAACATAGGCTATCCTTCTTGGGTCCATTTGCAGTCTCTATTGCTTCAATTAGCTCCTCCTCGCAACGCACCTGAAAGATTACATGAATTCGTTAACAATGAGTTTTACAAATCTGTGGAGCTGCTTATTTAAGGGGGTGGAGGTGATTAGCACAGTGTATTAGCATACTGACCTTGGTTGTCCAGCACTTGCCTTGCCCGTTGTGGATTGCATCAACCAGTCCAGTGTAGTTCCAGTTCTTGATCACATTGTAAGGTCCATCATGGATTTCCACTTCGATGGTGTACCCGCCGTTGTTTATCAGGAAAATGATGGTCTTCTGTCCATTTCGAATCATAGTGGACACATCTTGAGCAGTCACCTATTAGGGATGCAACGTTAGACACTTGGACATACACAAACGAATGTGGGAAGTTATAGTGCATATGCTGTACTTGTAATACCAAATTGGACATTTAGCAGAGGAAGTATAATTTACATTTCACGTTTCAGCAATCAGCACGCAAACTCTATAAACACTTTGATATTGcagaattcaaaatattaatgcGATTTGAAGTTGCATACCTGGAAGCTCCCATCACCAATGAAAGAAATAACTCGCTTCTCAGGTACAGCCTGGGCATACCCAAGAGTTGCTCCGACAGACCAACCAATTGATCCATATTGCATCTGGAACTCATAACTGCAAATACATTTCCACTTAGTATGGTAAAATCATAATATTAGGAAACAAGAACTATCATCAAATTGTCCCAAAGGCTTACCCGCAGCCGGGTGGTAATTTCAGCTTCTGACAGTTAAACCATGAGTCCCCTGTCTCAGCAATCACAGCAGTTTCCGCTGACAGCATCTTCTGAATGTGTTGGAACAGAACGTTAACCCTCAAAGGTTCTTTGGGTGCAGCCTTCAGAGGGTGACCATCAGGCACAAAAATCCTGCAGTAGTTCTCATGAGCAGTGTTGTTATGCTTCAGCTTCTTTGCTAGCGCTGCCAGGAAATCCTTCATGAGAACACAACCAAAAGCAGGGCCACTCCCTATCGTCACACGATCAGGCTGCACAATGATTGCCTTCTCTTTCTTGAGAAGGAGAGAGTACCCAACAGAGCTGTAGTCGTTGAAAATCGGCCCTGCAAACAAGTACGCATCTGCAGACTCCACAATCTCAGCACAAAAGGCGGTGCTCACAGCACCCCAGTATGTTCCGATGAAATGGGGATGGTGTTCTGGCACTTGCCCCTTTGCTGATGGCATCACAGCCAAAGCAAAACCAGAAGCATCGGCCAGTTCAACAAATGCATCATTAGCATGTGCAGACCGCAATTTAGGCCCGCCCACCATAACCGGCTTCACTGCCTTGTTCAAGAACTCTGCAGCAGCCTCCACTGCAGCCTCTAATCCCCACTTATTGCTCAGTCTGCAAAATTAAGTAAAAAAATTTAGTTCACAGTAGAATAAACTAAACAAAAATCATAATCTTTCTACAAACACTTTCATCTAACAATATCAAAAGGCACAAACTTGccttggagacaatgaaaatGGAACAGGGTCACGGCTAAAAGTAGGATGAGGAACAGCAGCCAAGTTGCAGCCAATGCTGATATACACAGGCTTGCTTTCTTTCAACGCAGTCGAAATAGCAGTATCAATCAACTCATGCGCATCCTCCAAATTATTCACCACAGCCTACTCAAACCAAAGTACACAGATCATTAGCCAAACCCACTGAAAATCCACATCCCCAAATAACCAAACTTCATATCAAAGCAACCATATACAATATTCATATTCCCAAAACACTATGAATCTTTAAACAATCatcaactaaattaaacatagcaaacttttaaaaatatatatatcaaatctttAACCATATTAAACCCAACACTAATACATCATAAAAAATCAAACTTGATCGTGATCCTTACCTGAAAACAAGTCACGGTCTGAAAGCACCGGAGCTCTTGACTGAAGTCCGGCAACCCAATAGTATGGTGCAGAATACGGTTAGTCCCATAATCATTAGAGTTGGGCCCTCCGACAATACAAACCACCGGCAAGTTCTCACTGTACGCGCCGGCGATCGCGTTCAGCACACTCAGACCACCGACCGTAAAAGTCACCAcacacgcgccgacgccaCGCGACCGCGCGTAGCCGTCGGCGGCGTACCCGGCGTTGAGCTCATTGCAGCAGCCAATGTTGGTGAGCCCGGGCTCGGCGATGAGGTGGTCGAGAAGAGTCAAGTTGAAGTCGCCGGGGACGGTGAAAACGTCGGTGACGCCGATTTGCACCAGGCGGCGTGCCAGATGGCGGCCGAGGGTGGCGTCGGCGGAGTTGAAGGTGGTGGCGGGGACGGAGGAGGTTTGGACGGTGGAAGAGGCGCCTTTAGGTAAGCAACCGACGTCGTGATTGTCGGCCTTGCAGACATCGAGAGAGCCAATCTTGGTGTCCATGGAGGTTTTCAAAGACTGAAACTTTAAGCGATCAGAGTTTCAAAGGTTGGAGCTTTTTTTTGTGATGAAAGATTGGGAGTTTGAAACCGTGAAGAACTGAAGATGGAAGCTTGTTGTGGGTTTAAGAGGGAATAGGGAATTGGGAATTGGGTTTTGGGGGTCAGAAATGAGAATGAGATGGTTTGGGTTGATGAGGTGGTGAGTGTGTTATATAGtgaaggtggtggtggttatgGAGTGGGAAGTTTTTACTAGGGGCTGGTTTTCATGTGAAGGCCTTTTTGTGAAGGCGGTGGGCAGCAGTGGGTTTTTGGTGAGTGAGTGGCAAgtcaattaatttaatttgaatttgttccgcgagaattattattctacccttgtgtgtgtcttagcctaataggtttcctgttaggagatagattagcatctccgtaatagattaggactccgagtTCTACGGGATTGTAGTTTTGtaatacctatatataggcccccatatcattcaataatacacaattatttcatcctgaaacacgttatcagcacgttgctcattttgcaaagcttgttcttttgctagatttcaaggaaatcCTTATTtcctaaggctccaaccgagaacattccattcttacgaagtacttaaggtgacattagtggaccctatccaaccgaatgcggacatttttcggtatttttatggtataggttaagagcatcgacgcgttggtcacacatcgctttgctttccacaagaaacgctgcattcgctaaagtttttagctatgatcatcatactaagggctcaccacccttcctatcctctcaaatctatttgattggataccgttggagagttcacctccacgactttgatgatttcgttttgcatatctactgggatcgtcgttgaacatattattcctcatgttcattcactgtacGATCTAGccgagctcggacttggttatgggtactaacctgccgatttttgcatggagatatgtaatgatgttgcatgcagcgacacttattcgttttagacccacaacttgccaagcgtttagtgtgtaccagatggttactggatacggtcccaacgttcttttcactaacgcctatttggttaaagttgtttatgtgcctctcttgtagttatctcaatgggtctacttgaaacgattaagtattctggttggttatgatttatgaatcaccaacacttgtccgtcatttccaatctacaaccgttgatctctatcctgcgatattagtaGACGGTCAcgttgatgagacatacttcccatcGTTAGgaggagatatggaatgctcccattctggttttaacgccaggaattgacgtggtgtggcactatgtctcattaagatcctgcactactcaaagtgagtaaatgtgcaacgcattatcgacctccagaaagtcaaagatttgatgctcaatgactttaccgatattgcgaaagtgacgagatcgcacataaatgctgtgatgtgccggtaaggttggaactctcagaatatgagagaatttcatatgacctggtcctagcactgttggcaccatccctgacagtgggaaggaagccggcgatggcaccatcgtacgctgtggtgttgtcggcgcccgtggtattgcaccacaaaacaagggcggaaaacgcaaagatggactagtaaaggtcatagcttcggtcttggctcctgcctagatgagggggagaccattattctctggaatcaaaaccagaaagaagcgaagtgcgtaggcacaagaattgcgcccatcatcaagagatattctctaaacatgtgtatcaactaagttctgtgggacgctacagactcattttgttgatgttagagaagaatagaaatctcacaaattgatcgtatacagtgcgcgcgtgtgtttaatggattgatctcccatgattgatgatgtattcgcttatgctcttaatccgttgtaaagcatcaacgatgagcaacttgaccgaagtggaaagaatcaatacaggctgaactagacttgttatgttggtcgttgttcgtaagtgtaatgagaaagatgaagtcatgcaatatatgcaggacttatggcgcaaacattgtctcattatcctattattgactacgatgagttatattctctcgttatggacataattgctttctgctacttgatcagtagtagtgtccatgaaaactgatttgcagcatatgatagtggtcatagaatatctgtaaagggatcttgacgcagatatgagagtgcccgagggactttaaatgcctccaaaccacggagagcttatgtaatcagattgcgacgttcaagagaacgtagtacaatcggttgcaagaactcatacccatatgtgttcatatgaagctaattcttgattctctattccgtctaagtatagatgatgaagagattcaatgagctatacattcatacatgttagtgttgttgggacactattgctttcattatgacgtgattaaatgcgcctatgcattgtcattggacttgcattgcttctttgatatgggtttagttctacacttagtgaactaacacaaatcctatccacaccaacgccgccagcagctccagcaacatcaacgtacgccttggtgtaacagttgacactggtagcgtagaggatgcgtacggttccgtcttggaccaaaatcagtcattcattggtccattcccccattcttttcgcgaaagacacattaaatgtgacaaatcagaatctgtccagtttcgtaggtcaacttcaacgagacctacaagacagctcgctcgatgaaatatggtgaaattgataccgttggaaaggtctatgtgtctactttccagggacatcACCAtttcgttcatagctatcatattgagtgagttatggccattttagcaaagtaggacagtcctgtccggaaatt contains:
- the LOC126798823 gene encoding pyruvate decarboxylase 2, which produces MDTKIGSLDVCKADNHDVGCLPKGASSTVQTSSVPATTFNSADATLGRHLARRLVQIGVTDVFTVPGDFNLTLLDHLIAEPGLTNIGCCNELNAGYAADGYARSRGVGACVVTFTVGGLSVLNAIAGAYSENLPVVCIVGGPNSNDYGTNRILHHTIGLPDFSQELRCFQTVTCFQAVVNNLEDAHELIDTAISTALKESKPVYISIGCNLAAVPHPTFSRDPVPFSLSPRLSNKWGLEAAVEAAAEFLNKAVKPVMVGGPKLRSAHANDAFVELADASGFALAVMPSAKGQVPEHHPHFIGTYWGAVSTAFCAEIVESADAYLFAGPIFNDYSSVGYSLLLKKEKAIIVQPDRVTIGSGPAFGCVLMKDFLAALAKKLKHNNTAHENYCRIFVPDGHPLKAAPKEPLRVNVLFQHIQKMLSAETAVIAETGDSWFNCQKLKLPPGCGYEFQMQYGSIGWSVGATLGYAQAVPEKRVISFIGDGSFQVTAQDVSTMIRNGQKTIIFLINNGGYTIEVEIHDGPYNVIKNWNYTGLVDAIHNGQGKCWTTKVRCEEELIEAIETANGPKKDSLCFIEVIAHKDDTSKELLEWGSRVSAANSRPPNPQ